One window of uncultured Trichococcus sp. genomic DNA carries:
- a CDS encoding PTS transporter subunit EIIC, translated as MAKKDYDQLAKDVVAHVGGKENIVDVTNCMTRLRFVLKDDAAANESALKQLKQVKGIMNQGGQYQVIIGTEVSDITPVVREYIGSENVTATAEKSKAKAGSLFDRFFKVISGCISPMLGVMVGSGMIKGVLAILVTFGLLTNTSGTYLAFYAAADAVLYFMPILVGFSAGRVFKSNQYIGAIVGAAIMYPSIITAVAEGAPLTFLRLPMQLVNYSQSLLPAIVAVWAASHVEKFFKNTLPQILQLMFVPALTLAIIVPLTLLIIGPIMNLVSSTLSTAVLGIFNMSPIIGGILFGAFWQLMVLLGLHAAFIPVLINNLITLGSDPINAILGLTVWALAGVSLGYALKVKDKEQKSLGFGNLASCLCGVTEPTIYSIVIPNFKIFSAAWIGGGVAGGILAAFGGKMYAFGGDGLFRIPAMINPAGLDISFYGFIACAALALAVSAAIAYFLVPAGEAPKEN; from the coding sequence ATGGCTAAAAAAGATTATGACCAGTTAGCGAAAGATGTTGTAGCGCATGTGGGCGGCAAAGAGAATATCGTCGATGTGACGAATTGCATGACGCGTTTACGCTTTGTGCTGAAGGACGATGCCGCCGCAAATGAATCGGCGTTGAAGCAATTGAAGCAAGTCAAAGGCATCATGAACCAGGGCGGGCAATACCAAGTCATCATCGGCACGGAAGTATCGGATATCACTCCGGTCGTACGCGAATACATCGGATCGGAAAATGTAACCGCAACCGCGGAGAAGTCCAAAGCAAAAGCGGGCAGCCTTTTCGACCGATTCTTCAAGGTGATCAGCGGCTGCATTTCACCGATGCTCGGCGTGATGGTCGGATCGGGGATGATCAAAGGTGTACTGGCGATATTGGTGACTTTCGGATTATTGACAAACACAAGCGGCACTTATTTGGCTTTTTACGCAGCAGCAGATGCAGTATTGTATTTCATGCCGATCCTGGTCGGTTTCAGCGCAGGGCGCGTTTTCAAATCCAATCAGTACATCGGAGCGATTGTTGGCGCAGCCATCATGTATCCTTCGATCATCACAGCGGTGGCTGAAGGCGCGCCATTGACATTCTTGCGGCTGCCGATGCAGCTCGTCAACTATTCCCAATCGTTGCTGCCGGCTATCGTAGCGGTCTGGGCAGCGTCACATGTCGAAAAATTCTTCAAGAACACTTTGCCGCAGATCCTGCAGTTGATGTTCGTGCCGGCTTTGACGCTTGCCATCATCGTCCCATTGACGCTGTTGATCATCGGACCGATCATGAATCTCGTTTCCTCAACGCTTTCGACTGCTGTATTGGGCATCTTCAACATGAGCCCGATCATCGGCGGCATCCTGTTCGGTGCTTTCTGGCAATTGATGGTCCTGCTGGGGCTGCACGCGGCATTCATCCCGGTGCTGATCAACAATCTGATCACTTTGGGAAGCGACCCTATCAATGCGATCTTGGGACTTACGGTCTGGGCGCTGGCAGGTGTATCGTTGGGTTACGCCTTGAAAGTCAAAGACAAGGAACAAAAATCATTGGGATTCGGTAATCTGGCTTCCTGCTTGTGCGGCGTGACCGAGCCGACCATCTACTCGATCGTCATCCCGAACTTCAAAATATTTTCGGCTGCCTGGATTGGCGGCGGAGTTGCTGGAGGCATCCTGGCAGCATTTGGCGGCAAGATGTACGCATTTGGAGGGGATGGTTTGTTCCGTATCCCGGCTATGATCAATCCGGCAGGTTTGGACATCAGCTTCTACGGTTTCATCGCCTGTGCAGCATTGGCATTGGCAGTATCCGCCGCAATCGCCTATTTCCTTGTCCCAGCTGGAGAAGCACCAAAAGAAAACTAA
- a CDS encoding glycosylhydrolase-like jelly roll fold domain-containing protein, translating into MLKTITGPIEKLPNHFYPFFWQHGEDEETLVTYVEKIHQSGMRAVCVESRPHPDFVGDKWWEDLGIIIRECEKRGMKIWLLDDSHFPTGFANGQIRDNFPALGKQYLSMRRYDVAGPMKKARIDASMLKGRPWSKERTDVIETLGVYMAKRTSNYTVEGDPIDATTLVDITDHYQNDTIQLDLEKGAWSIFVVFSTHSGGEEATKDYLNPLVKEATQVLVEEVYEKHLQQVGDHFGKTITAFFSDEPRFGNQKGTESRIGKLDMVLPWRPGLEKELAFEPILLPLLWTPAEGAEKEVRYTYMDKITTLYNENFTKVLADWCEDKGVAYLGHNIEDNGAHARLGYGAGHFFRAQEAQHFSGIDVIGTQVVPGMPFHHDAFQTGGSDGEFYHFALAKLGASAAHLTSHKNGRAMCEAFGAYGWNEGLKTMKWITDHLIVRGINYLVPHAFSPKEFPDWDCPPHFYARGNNPQYRYMTHLTDYANRLIHIFSDGTHHAPVAVAYPAEFEWAGEAMPVERPVRLLTEAQIDMDIVSFDHLRDALVIDNKLRILDETFEALVIPYASYMPKAMMAILARLKQEGLRIVFVDSYPENFEAAVKEGYEVSSLQELPKQLEDVREMKLAQPFRELVYYHYEKDGTDYWMFFNESISEEVDTTVSIPSYPGGNGYAFDAYHNQVKELEVSQEGIALKLAPHETIVWVFTDEQMPAKAEEPQKESERKPIEAEWKVNFAGALAYPSFDSVTTLQNGIQALSDLKGYDRAAGTVAYETQLNVSDANSVIGLDLGMVYEIAEVFVNGQSIGTKIAPPYVFDANNSFREGKNTLRIEVTNTLGTSLRDPLSQYLLIEPFGMTEEINLIYGIKV; encoded by the coding sequence ATGTTGAAAACTATTACAGGACCGATCGAAAAATTACCGAATCATTTCTACCCGTTCTTTTGGCAGCACGGGGAAGACGAAGAAACACTTGTGACCTATGTGGAGAAGATCCATCAATCCGGCATGCGGGCGGTCTGCGTTGAATCGCGGCCGCACCCGGATTTTGTCGGGGATAAGTGGTGGGAAGATCTTGGCATCATCATCCGCGAATGCGAAAAACGCGGCATGAAAATCTGGCTGCTGGATGATTCCCATTTCCCAACAGGCTTCGCCAACGGCCAAATCCGAGACAATTTTCCGGCTTTGGGGAAACAATACTTGTCGATGCGCAGATATGACGTGGCCGGTCCGATGAAGAAAGCGCGGATCGATGCCTCGATGCTGAAGGGACGCCCTTGGAGCAAAGAACGCACGGACGTCATCGAGACACTCGGCGTATACATGGCGAAACGCACTTCAAACTATACGGTCGAGGGGGATCCTATCGATGCAACTACTTTAGTGGATATCACGGACCATTATCAAAACGACACGATCCAACTGGATTTGGAGAAGGGCGCCTGGAGCATTTTCGTCGTCTTCTCTACGCACAGTGGCGGCGAGGAAGCAACGAAGGACTACCTGAACCCGTTGGTGAAGGAAGCCACCCAAGTGCTGGTCGAGGAAGTGTATGAGAAGCATCTGCAACAGGTCGGGGATCACTTCGGCAAAACCATTACCGCCTTCTTCTCAGATGAACCGCGCTTCGGCAACCAGAAGGGAACGGAATCACGGATAGGGAAATTGGATATGGTGTTGCCTTGGCGACCGGGCCTGGAAAAAGAATTGGCTTTCGAACCGATTCTGCTGCCGTTGCTTTGGACTCCTGCCGAGGGAGCGGAAAAAGAAGTGCGCTATACCTATATGGACAAGATCACAACTCTGTACAACGAGAACTTCACGAAAGTGTTGGCTGACTGGTGCGAGGATAAGGGCGTAGCATACCTAGGCCACAACATCGAGGACAATGGCGCGCACGCCAGACTCGGCTATGGCGCCGGCCACTTCTTCCGGGCGCAGGAAGCCCAGCATTTTTCCGGAATCGACGTCATAGGAACGCAAGTTGTTCCGGGCATGCCGTTTCATCACGATGCCTTCCAGACAGGCGGCAGCGACGGCGAATTCTATCATTTTGCCTTGGCAAAGCTAGGCGCTTCGGCAGCGCATCTGACTTCCCACAAAAACGGGCGCGCCATGTGCGAGGCATTCGGCGCCTACGGCTGGAACGAAGGCTTGAAGACGATGAAATGGATCACCGACCACCTGATCGTAAGGGGCATCAATTACCTGGTTCCCCATGCCTTCAGCCCGAAAGAGTTCCCCGATTGGGATTGCCCGCCGCATTTCTACGCCCGCGGCAACAATCCGCAATACCGCTACATGACGCATCTGACAGATTACGCGAACCGCTTGATACACATCTTCTCGGACGGCACCCACCACGCGCCGGTGGCAGTCGCCTATCCGGCAGAGTTCGAATGGGCAGGGGAAGCCATGCCGGTGGAAAGACCGGTCCGCTTGTTGACCGAGGCACAGATCGATATGGATATCGTCAGCTTCGACCATCTGAGGGACGCGCTTGTTATCGACAACAAACTGCGCATTTTGGATGAAACGTTCGAAGCATTGGTCATCCCGTATGCGTCCTACATGCCAAAAGCCATGATGGCGATCCTCGCAAGATTGAAACAGGAAGGATTGCGCATCGTTTTCGTGGACAGCTATCCGGAGAATTTCGAAGCTGCGGTAAAAGAAGGGTATGAAGTAAGTTCGCTGCAGGAATTGCCGAAGCAGCTCGAAGATGTCCGCGAAATGAAACTAGCGCAGCCATTCCGCGAACTTGTCTATTATCATTACGAAAAAGACGGCACCGACTACTGGATGTTCTTCAACGAGAGCATTTCCGAAGAAGTGGATACAACGGTGTCCATTCCTTCCTATCCAGGTGGAAACGGCTATGCGTTCGATGCCTATCACAATCAGGTAAAGGAACTGGAAGTCAGTCAAGAAGGCATCGCGCTGAAATTGGCCCCTCATGAGACAATTGTATGGGTATTTACGGATGAACAGATGCCTGCGAAAGCCGAAGAACCGCAAAAAGAATCGGAAAGAAAACCGATCGAAGCGGAATGGAAAGTCAATTTTGCGGGAGCATTGGCTTACCCAAGCTTCGATTCCGTCACAACATTGCAAAATGGTATTCAGGCCTTGAGTGACCTGAAAGGCTACGACCGTGCCGCAGGGACGGTAGCTTATGAAACGCAGCTGAATGTGAGTGACGCCAATAGCGTTATAGGCCTGGATTTGGGCATGGTTTATGAAATCGCCGAAGTCTTCGTTAATGGCCAAAGCATTGGCACCAAAATTGCGCCGCCTTATGTTTTTGATGCGAACAACAGCTTCCGAGAAGGCAAGAACACCCTGCGCATCGAAGTGACCAATACACTCGGGACGAGCCTTAGGGATCCATTGTCCCAATACTTGCTGATTGAACCTTTCGGGATGACTGAAGAAATAAATCTGATATACGGAATTAAAGTTTAG
- a CDS encoding GNAT family N-acetyltransferase, whose product MNFDSGDSRFYKNDENENLICEITYSIADNSIIIIDRTFVHDDYRGQGIAAQLVDCVVELAREENKKIIPRCPYAKGMFERNGSLYADVIK is encoded by the coding sequence ATGAACTTTGATAGCGGAGACTCACGTTTCTACAAAAATGATGAAAACGAAAATTTAATCTGCGAAATCACCTATTCCATTGCAGATAACAGCATAATCATCATCGACCGCACTTTTGTGCATGACGATTACCGCGGCCAAGGAATAGCCGCGCAGCTGGTTGATTGCGTAGTGGAACTGGCCAGAGAGGAAAACAAAAAAATCATACCTCGCTGCCCTTACGCCAAGGGGATGTTCGAAAGAAATGGTTCCCTTTATGCTGATGTAATCAAATGA
- a CDS encoding S8 family serine peptidase — translation MFSKRFYAVVLTSLFVFSYTSITTEAMASQSSSEAATIPNNSADFQDVIVRFKDKPGQAELHAFKGLGGDISNVFTIIPAVSGRLPAKAIEALKNNPQVEVVELDYTVRALEYSPENELGNSWGAEHINADAALAAGYSGEGVKVAVLDSGVNFNHADLSDNFVFSANELGYDFVSDDFFPEDVYGHGTHVAGILAAASNDFGVVGVAPNAQIVALRVLDNNGEGTASTIIEALQWIQNYNAAHPDSPIRITNNSYGTGSNSSQLEAAFDVLASSGVLHIGSAGNEGSAAGNGNNVGYPARYGSVVAVAALDKNNLRASFSSTGSDVEIAAPGVAVLSTWKDGVNLLGPQPFSFAGYAGEYFIEANGTSMASPHVAGVAALLMAADPSYTAEAVRNKMNETALDLGDAGKDKLYGYGLVDASSALGMGPIKNNPPVAYDQTVDTTQNTSVAITLIATDPDGDPLTYTIASDPANGMVSGSGPDITYTPNVDFTGVDTFTYEAKDSTGAAATATVSVNVEPAVSPARTVDLVVQMGATTRKINKINYVWATAKVKVMEAGGQVADATVTGHWEKTITGPDSGSTGKSGTVSFTSEKLVQSTEQRTFTFVVDSVVIGGVSCNLSGQTTNSIIK, via the coding sequence ATGTTTTCGAAAAGATTTTATGCAGTCGTATTAACATCTTTGTTCGTTTTTAGCTATACATCAATAACTACTGAGGCAATGGCATCCCAATCATCATCTGAGGCAGCGACAATCCCGAATAACTCGGCCGATTTTCAGGATGTCATCGTCAGATTTAAAGACAAACCGGGTCAGGCGGAATTGCATGCATTTAAGGGGCTTGGTGGTGACATCAGCAATGTCTTCACGATTATTCCTGCGGTTTCCGGAAGACTTCCGGCGAAAGCCATCGAAGCCCTGAAAAATAATCCGCAAGTGGAAGTAGTCGAATTGGATTATACTGTGCGGGCACTCGAATATTCGCCTGAGAACGAGCTTGGGAATAGTTGGGGAGCCGAACATATCAACGCGGATGCAGCCCTTGCAGCCGGTTATTCCGGCGAGGGAGTCAAGGTTGCCGTTTTGGACTCTGGAGTGAATTTCAACCACGCTGACCTAAGCGATAACTTTGTCTTCTCTGCAAATGAATTGGGTTATGATTTTGTTTCGGATGACTTCTTCCCTGAGGATGTTTATGGGCACGGTACCCATGTAGCAGGAATACTTGCTGCAGCGAGCAACGACTTTGGGGTTGTCGGAGTTGCGCCAAACGCACAGATCGTAGCACTCCGAGTTCTGGATAACAACGGGGAAGGTACCGCAAGCACGATCATCGAAGCGCTGCAGTGGATACAGAATTATAATGCCGCGCATCCCGATTCACCGATACGTATCACAAACAACAGTTATGGCACCGGGTCCAATTCGTCTCAGCTTGAGGCCGCTTTTGATGTGTTGGCCAGCTCTGGGGTTCTGCATATAGGCTCGGCAGGAAATGAGGGAAGTGCTGCCGGAAATGGCAATAATGTCGGTTATCCGGCCAGATATGGATCGGTCGTAGCGGTTGCGGCTCTCGACAAAAACAATCTGCGGGCCAGTTTTTCCAGTACGGGCTCGGACGTTGAAATAGCTGCGCCCGGTGTAGCCGTGCTGTCGACATGGAAAGACGGTGTCAACCTATTAGGTCCACAGCCGTTTTCCTTCGCAGGTTACGCAGGAGAGTACTTCATTGAAGCAAACGGAACCTCAATGGCTTCCCCACATGTTGCAGGTGTCGCAGCTTTGCTGATGGCAGCCGATCCGAGCTATACTGCGGAAGCAGTCCGCAATAAAATGAATGAGACAGCCTTGGATTTGGGGGATGCCGGAAAGGATAAGCTATACGGTTACGGACTGGTGGACGCTTCTTCAGCGCTGGGGATGGGCCCGATTAAAAATAATCCCCCTGTCGCGTATGACCAGACTGTTGACACAACGCAAAATACATCTGTAGCTATCACACTCATCGCTACAGATCCAGACGGGGATCCGCTGACCTATACGATTGCATCAGATCCGGCAAACGGAATGGTGAGTGGGTCAGGACCCGATATCACCTATACACCGAACGTTGACTTCACAGGCGTGGATACTTTCACGTATGAAGCAAAAGACAGCACAGGTGCAGCGGCCACTGCAACAGTATCTGTAAATGTTGAACCTGCAGTTTCTCCTGCAAGGACTGTGGATCTGGTTGTGCAGATGGGCGCTACGACCAGAAAAATAAATAAAATAAATTATGTATGGGCTACAGCCAAAGTGAAGGTCATGGAAGCCGGTGGCCAAGTAGCTGACGCAACTGTCACCGGCCACTGGGAAAAAACAATTACAGGTCCTGATTCTGGGAGCACCGGAAAAAGCGGGACGGTATCATTCACATCCGAAAAGTTAGTCCAGTCGACAGAACAAAGAACGTTCACCTTTGTTGTCGATAGTGTAGTTATAGGAGGTGTCAGCTGCAATCTTAGCGGCCAGACGACAAATTCGATAATTAAATGA